In Paenibacillus sp. FSL M7-0420, a single genomic region encodes these proteins:
- a CDS encoding spore germination protein, protein MKNKHSALNSEAAGTLSAHPPLSPSLEETVERLRKIFNNDGTLRVRIIENSQGAPVRCGLIYVDGMVDRNLIQTGIIKPILAYQPAEQEHRDPAALMERIRMTVIDTPDVMVSEELDGLIGAIVSGKAVLLLEGYAGGLIINVQGWDSRAIEEPTTEKTVRGPREGFTESLLVNLTLIRRRVRDPDLKIEFMEIGTRSKTQTCICYMGSLASPDIIKELYDRLEKVEIDLILDTGYLSELIRDEPYSPFETVGSTERPDTLVSKIMEGRVAVLVEGTPFALTVPYVFVENFQASEDYYINYYFASFNRVLRVLGAFMSISIPAGYIALVTYAQEMVPTLLLLSIATARQSVPFPTIVEALLMLTIFEVLREAGARIPTSIGQAVSIVGALVLGQAAVDARIVSAPMVIVVGLTGITTLLNPRLTGPLIIARLALLGSTFFLGLYGYFFGLLGLVIHLMSLRSFGVSYMLGVGSIRPQDIKDTTIRAPWWDMNLRPAMIGMRNRRRKPSKRPAKRS, encoded by the coding sequence GTGAAGAACAAGCATTCTGCACTGAATAGTGAAGCTGCCGGTACCCTGTCCGCGCATCCTCCGCTAAGCCCTTCGCTGGAGGAGACGGTGGAACGGCTGCGGAAGATTTTCAATAACGACGGGACACTGAGAGTAAGGATCATAGAGAACAGTCAGGGTGCTCCCGTCCGCTGCGGATTAATCTATGTCGATGGAATGGTGGACCGGAATCTGATTCAGACGGGGATCATCAAGCCGATACTCGCTTACCAGCCCGCAGAACAAGAGCACCGGGACCCTGCAGCCCTAATGGAGAGAATCCGGATGACTGTCATTGATACCCCGGATGTCATGGTCTCCGAGGAGTTGGATGGACTGATAGGGGCGATCGTCAGCGGGAAGGCGGTGCTGCTGCTGGAAGGCTATGCCGGAGGGCTTATCATCAATGTTCAGGGCTGGGACTCCAGAGCGATAGAAGAGCCTACTACGGAAAAAACGGTGCGTGGCCCCCGTGAGGGCTTCACCGAATCGCTGCTTGTGAATCTGACCCTGATCCGCCGCAGGGTGCGGGACCCGGATCTGAAAATCGAATTCATGGAAATCGGAACACGCAGCAAGACGCAGACCTGTATCTGTTATATGGGAAGTCTGGCCTCTCCCGATATTATTAAGGAGCTGTATGACAGGCTGGAGAAGGTAGAAATTGATCTTATTCTGGACACAGGTTATCTGTCCGAGCTGATCCGTGACGAGCCCTACTCTCCGTTTGAAACCGTTGGAAGTACCGAACGGCCGGACACACTCGTGAGCAAAATCATGGAGGGCCGGGTTGCGGTCCTCGTCGAAGGCACCCCTTTTGCGCTGACCGTTCCTTATGTATTCGTTGAGAACTTCCAGGCCAGTGAGGATTATTATATCAACTATTATTTTGCATCGTTTAACCGTGTGCTTAGAGTGTTGGGAGCCTTCATGTCGATCAGTATCCCGGCCGGTTATATTGCCCTTGTAACCTATGCCCAGGAGATGGTTCCCACCCTGCTGCTGCTTAGTATTGCGACTGCCAGGCAATCGGTGCCTTTTCCAACCATAGTTGAAGCGCTGCTTATGCTGACCATCTTCGAGGTGCTGCGGGAAGCGGGGGCACGGATACCGACATCGATTGGCCAGGCTGTAAGCATCGTCGGGGCGCTGGTGCTGGGCCAGGCTGCCGTAGATGCGCGGATTGTCAGTGCGCCGATGGTCATTGTGGTGGGATTGACAGGGATAACGACGCTGCTGAATCCAAGGCTGACCGGGCCGCTGATCATCGCCAGACTGGCACTGCTGGGCAGCACCTTCTTCCTGGGCCTCTACGGATATTTCTTCGGTCTGCTTGGTCTGGTCATTCATCTGATGAGCCTGCGCTCCTTCGGCGTCTCTTACATGCTTGGGGTAGGCTCGATCCGCCCCCAGGATATTAAGGATACAACCATCCGCGCGCCCTGGTGGGATATGAATTTGCGGCCTGCGATGATTGGCATGCGCAACCGGAGAAGGAAGCCGTCCAAGAGACCGGCCAAGCGGTCATGA
- a CDS encoding Ger(x)C family spore germination protein, translating to MRSLPRGCTSLISLLLLLSLGLTGCWNYAEVDDMAIVAGVAIDKNEDGKLLLTAEIVDTGGSADKAQAGYKMVSLSGNTMFEIVRNMISMTGKKLFWSHAKAIIISEEAAREGLVKVIDWYSRDTETRSDVFIFVSGEKTAREILNMKSTTEAILSFELAQMMRDEKYTNNAPAVEIWDFIDKLETSGINATAPIIHIHRKNGEQSERVAGTAVFVKDRMMGKLSGDETKTMLIIKNILQGGVLAVDDKRGNPAYSLEIISNHTKLKHEMVDGRLRIQVRTVTKTGLDEVMTPEGFLKDETIQDIEQRAAEQLQADILALIHKLQQQYEADILGFGESLYENQPKLWAKVKDHWPEVFAGLEVSVKSKVTIQSSAKTSRAIRLGD from the coding sequence ATGAGATCTCTGCCGAGAGGGTGTACCTCTCTTATCTCACTGTTGCTGCTGCTGAGCCTGGGACTCACCGGCTGCTGGAATTATGCCGAGGTGGATGATATGGCGATTGTAGCCGGAGTGGCCATTGATAAGAATGAGGATGGGAAGCTGCTGCTCACAGCAGAGATTGTGGATACAGGCGGGTCGGCGGACAAGGCTCAGGCGGGCTACAAGATGGTCAGCCTCAGCGGGAATACGATGTTTGAAATCGTCCGCAATATGATCTCTATGACCGGCAAGAAGCTTTTCTGGAGTCATGCGAAGGCCATAATCATCAGTGAGGAAGCCGCCAGAGAGGGGCTAGTCAAAGTCATTGACTGGTACAGCCGGGACACGGAGACCCGCTCGGATGTGTTCATCTTCGTGTCTGGAGAGAAGACGGCCCGTGAGATCCTGAATATGAAAAGCACCACGGAAGCAATCCTGTCCTTTGAATTGGCCCAGATGATGCGTGATGAGAAGTATACGAACAACGCCCCGGCGGTGGAGATATGGGATTTCATCGATAAGCTGGAGACTTCAGGGATTAATGCGACGGCCCCAATCATTCATATTCACCGGAAAAATGGTGAGCAGAGCGAAAGGGTGGCAGGTACCGCCGTATTTGTGAAGGACCGGATGATGGGCAAACTGAGCGGCGATGAGACGAAGACGATGCTTATAATCAAAAATATCCTGCAGGGAGGGGTGCTGGCAGTGGATGATAAGCGGGGGAATCCGGCGTATTCCCTGGAGATTATCTCCAATCATACCAAGCTGAAGCACGAAATGGTGGATGGCAGGCTCCGGATACAGGTTCGTACTGTAACGAAGACAGGGTTGGATGAGGTCATGACCCCGGAGGGATTCCTGAAGGATGAGACGATTCAGGATATCGAGCAAAGGGCAGCTGAGCAGCTGCAGGCGGATATTCTGGCGTTAATTCATAAGTTGCAGCAGCAATATGAGGCTGATATTTTGGGCTTTGGCGAGAGCTTGTACGAGAACCAGCCTAAGCTCTGGGCCAAAGTGAAGGACCACTGGCCTGAGGTCTTTGCCGGTCTTGAAGTGAGCGTCAAGTCCAAGGTGACGATACAGAGCAGTGCCAAGACTTCGCGGGCCATCCGGCTGGGGGATTAA
- a CDS encoding GerAB/ArcD/ProY family transporter → MSKETIPAGQSISIAILFVTGASLFLGTSSQSGNSSWIAQLLAILLAVPLMLVYARLHVLFPGKDLFDMLIAVFGSVLGRMLSCLYIWYALHLGALVLRNFGEFSKTVALTATPMLAPMLMIGLLCIWVVHAGIEVLGRSAKFLLLFSLIVIVTLQLLSVPKFEYHHLKPLLNTRFELILADTAGSFTFPFAEIVVFLGAFSAIPAKGSAKRVLVSSTLIAGGIIIMITLRNLLILGPDILSGLYFPSYVAVSRINIGDFVTRIEGSAAIVFVTALFVKVSLCLYVTCNGIAKVFKLGSYRSVVLQMGLIMVYLSDFIYSNIMEMEYFAYHIYKIYALPFQVLIPVLLWLTAEFLARRRSSRQQALPEQQPEGS, encoded by the coding sequence GTGAGCAAAGAGACTATTCCGGCTGGACAGTCCATCAGCATCGCTATATTATTTGTCACCGGCGCTTCCCTGTTCCTGGGAACTTCGTCACAGTCCGGCAACAGCAGCTGGATTGCCCAACTCTTGGCGATTTTGCTGGCCGTTCCGCTTATGCTCGTCTATGCGAGACTCCATGTCCTGTTTCCGGGCAAGGATCTGTTTGACATGCTGATTGCAGTGTTCGGCTCCGTCCTGGGACGGATGCTTTCCTGTCTGTATATCTGGTATGCTTTGCATCTGGGAGCGCTGGTGCTGCGCAATTTCGGGGAGTTCAGCAAGACCGTAGCCTTAACCGCAACTCCGATGCTCGCACCCATGCTTATGATTGGCCTGCTCTGTATCTGGGTCGTCCACGCCGGGATAGAGGTGCTTGGAAGAAGTGCTAAGTTTCTCCTGTTATTCTCGCTAATTGTGATTGTAACCCTGCAATTGCTCTCAGTGCCCAAGTTTGAATACCATCATCTGAAGCCGCTACTCAATACAAGGTTTGAACTTATTCTTGCAGATACAGCAGGCTCGTTCACCTTCCCCTTTGCCGAGATTGTGGTCTTTCTGGGCGCATTCAGCGCCATTCCGGCCAAGGGCTCTGCCAAGCGGGTGCTGGTCAGCAGCACATTGATTGCAGGGGGGATCATTATTATGATCACGCTGCGTAACCTGCTGATACTTGGCCCTGATATTCTGTCCGGTCTGTACTTCCCCTCTTACGTGGCGGTCAGCCGGATTAATATCGGCGATTTCGTTACCCGGATCGAGGGCTCGGCGGCCATAGTGTTTGTTACGGCGCTCTTCGTCAAGGTCAGTCTGTGCCTGTATGTAACCTGCAACGGGATAGCGAAGGTATTCAAGCTGGGGAGCTACCGTTCTGTTGTGCTTCAGATGGGGCTGATCATGGTCTATCTGTCGGATTTTATCTATTCCAATATTATGGAAATGGAGTATTTCGCGTATCATATTTACAAGATATATGCACTCCCGTTCCAGGTGCTTATCCCTGTATTGCTGTGGCTTACAGCGGAGTTTCTCGCCCGCAGAAGGAGCAGCAGGCAGCAGGCTCTTCCAGAGCAGCAGCCGGAAGGATCATAA
- a CDS encoding phosphotransferase family protein, with translation MQGKVIGQGRSAEVLEYGEGKILKLYRDDVPEEHVDLEYRFSKCVYEQGVATPQPHERVVVEGRPGIVYQQIAGPTLLQQMNRKPWLNFSGFKQMAGLHHSLHQLDGMGEAGAQKKRLEQQIIAAPMLETEEKTQILSRLARLPDGEKLCHGDFHPDNILMDDKLWVIDWMTGVRGNPAADVARSVIMFRIGAMPEQASVFAKVLLGFARKRLTAQYLRRYLKLSGLTLADINPWILPVAAARLVEGLSVPEKELLVREIRRRLRA, from the coding sequence ATGCAGGGGAAGGTAATCGGTCAAGGCAGATCGGCTGAAGTGCTGGAGTACGGGGAAGGAAAGATTCTTAAGCTGTACCGCGATGACGTTCCGGAAGAGCATGTGGACTTAGAATATCGTTTCAGTAAGTGTGTGTATGAACAAGGTGTTGCTACTCCGCAGCCCCATGAGCGGGTAGTGGTAGAGGGCAGACCGGGAATTGTGTATCAGCAGATCGCCGGTCCTACTCTGTTACAGCAGATGAACCGGAAGCCGTGGCTGAACTTCAGCGGCTTCAAGCAGATGGCCGGCCTGCATCACAGCCTTCATCAGCTCGATGGCATGGGCGAAGCCGGGGCGCAGAAGAAGCGGCTGGAACAGCAAATTATCGCCGCACCGATGCTTGAGACAGAGGAGAAGACACAGATTCTGTCCCGGCTTGCCCGGCTGCCGGACGGGGAGAAGCTATGCCATGGCGATTTCCACCCGGATAATATCCTGATGGATGATAAGCTGTGGGTCATTGACTGGATGACCGGCGTCCGCGGCAATCCTGCAGCGGATGTGGCACGGTCAGTAATCATGTTCCGTATCGGGGCCATGCCTGAGCAGGCTTCTGTGTTCGCTAAGGTGTTACTGGGGTTCGCCAGAAAAAGGCTGACCGCGCAATATCTCCGCAGATATCTGAAGCTGTCAGGCTTGACGCTTGCTGATATTAACCCGTGGATACTGCCGGTAGCAGCCGCACGGCTGGTTGAGGGACTTTCGGTTCCCGAGAAGGAGCTGCTGGTCCGCGAGATCCGCAGACGCCTGAGGGCATAG
- a CDS encoding DUF1697 domain-containing protein yields MNTYIAWLRGINVGGNKVIKMQDLKAMLGTLPFRNVRTYIQSGNVIFESEALTGDGLAEMISGKIQETFGLEVPVIIRSLEELEAVIAGNPFPQSEQEAYKRLYVSFLAAEPAAEALEKLRPYEDGADKVRVLGRELYAFYEVSVSESPLFKVPFDKLLGTALTARNWNTLNKVAALARKP; encoded by the coding sequence GTGAATACATACATTGCATGGCTGCGCGGCATCAATGTCGGCGGCAACAAAGTAATTAAAATGCAGGATCTGAAGGCCATGCTCGGAACGCTTCCATTCAGGAATGTACGCACCTACATCCAGAGCGGCAATGTTATATTTGAGAGTGAAGCGTTAACAGGCGACGGGCTGGCGGAGATGATTAGCGGGAAGATTCAGGAGACCTTCGGCTTGGAGGTGCCTGTCATCATCCGTTCTCTGGAGGAGCTGGAGGCGGTCATCGCCGGTAATCCGTTCCCGCAGAGTGAACAGGAAGCCTACAAGCGCCTGTACGTCTCGTTTCTGGCAGCGGAGCCAGCCGCTGAAGCACTGGAGAAGCTCCGTCCCTATGAGGATGGAGCCGATAAGGTGCGGGTGCTCGGCAGGGAGCTGTATGCCTTCTATGAAGTGAGTGTGAGCGAGTCGCCGCTGTTCAAGGTGCCGTTCGACAAGCTGCTGGGAACGGCGCTTACCGCGCGCAACTGGAACACCCTGAACAAGGTAGCAGCGCTGGCCCGTAAGCCGTAA